A window of Thermoanaerobaculia bacterium contains these coding sequences:
- the rpmF gene encoding 50S ribosomal protein L32, translating into MPNPKRRHSKARRDKRRAHDALTLPASSLCATCGERKLPHRVCPSCGTYRGRDVVDVQART; encoded by the coding sequence ATGCCGAATCCGAAACGACGCCACTCCAAGGCCCGCCGCGACAAGCGCCGCGCCCATGACGCACTCACCCTGCCGGCTTCGTCGCTCTGTGCGACGTGCGGCGAGCGCAAGCTCCCGCATCGCGTCTGCCCGTCCTGCGGCACCTATCGCGGACGCGACGTGGTCGACGTTCAGGCCCGCACTTAA
- the plsX gene encoding phosphate acyltransferase PlsX, producing the protein MRIAVDAMGGDFAPRAAVRGAFESAAKDGVSILLVGDSQRLERELQRLGTLGAGRGRIEIVHADERIEMDDPPTVVRKKRRSSLVVCADLVREGKAQAMVSAGNTGAAMVAAKLFLGALPGVDRPALAAVFPNPRGRTVVLDVGANVDSRPEHLRQFAVMGHFYAQEVIGITTPRIGLLSIGEEEAKGSGLTREVFRSLKATGLNFIGNVEGRDVFNGEADVVVCDGFVGNVLLKSAESMAELIVSMMREELQRTARTRFGGWLARPAFLAFKRRTDYAEYGAVPLLGVAGGCFIAHGRSNAKAIRSSIQRAVEFGVAELHVKIRDKVEELHAAEARLAAAAGAAPPAPIANAAS; encoded by the coding sequence ATGCGCATCGCCGTCGACGCGATGGGAGGCGACTTCGCGCCGCGCGCCGCGGTGCGCGGAGCGTTCGAAAGCGCAGCGAAGGACGGCGTTTCGATCCTCCTCGTGGGCGACAGCCAGCGGCTGGAGCGTGAGCTCCAGCGCCTGGGTACGCTCGGCGCCGGCCGCGGCCGCATCGAGATCGTCCACGCCGACGAACGGATCGAGATGGACGACCCGCCGACGGTGGTGCGCAAGAAGCGCCGCTCCTCGCTGGTCGTCTGCGCCGATCTGGTGCGTGAAGGGAAGGCCCAGGCCATGGTCAGTGCCGGCAACACGGGCGCCGCGATGGTGGCGGCCAAGCTCTTCCTGGGAGCCCTCCCGGGAGTGGACCGGCCGGCGCTCGCAGCGGTTTTCCCGAACCCGCGCGGCAGGACGGTCGTGCTCGATGTCGGCGCGAACGTCGACTCGCGGCCGGAGCACCTGCGCCAGTTCGCCGTCATGGGCCACTTCTATGCCCAGGAGGTCATCGGCATCACCACGCCGCGGATCGGGCTGCTGTCGATCGGCGAAGAGGAGGCCAAGGGCTCGGGCCTCACCCGCGAGGTCTTCCGGTCGCTCAAGGCGACGGGTCTCAACTTCATCGGCAACGTCGAGGGCCGCGATGTCTTCAACGGCGAGGCGGATGTCGTCGTCTGCGACGGATTCGTCGGCAACGTGCTGCTGAAGTCGGCCGAGTCGATGGCGGAACTGATCGTCTCCATGATGCGCGAAGAGCTGCAGCGGACGGCGCGCACCCGTTTCGGCGGCTGGCTGGCGCGCCCGGCGTTCCTGGCTTTCAAACGCCGCACGGACTACGCCGAATATGGCGCCGTGCCGCTCCTGGGCGTCGCCGGCGGCTGCTTCATCGCGCACGGACGCTCGAACGCCAAGGCGATCCGCAGCTCCATCCAGCGCGCGGTCGAGTTCGGCGTCGCCGAGCTGCACGTCAAGATCCGCGACAAGGTCGAAGAGTTGCACGCCGCGGAGGCCCGCCTGGCCGCCGCAGCCGGCGCAGCGCCTCCGGCCCCGATCGCCAACGCCGCGAGCTGA
- a CDS encoding DUF177 domain-containing protein, which yields MIRLDAARYEPFFWQESTELKAEERHDLELLDISPIRCQGSLTFTAPDFLLHADLKYEQTVACNRCLRPVQQPVESRIDLVLVERSRKREATEDEQLEAQELGLVEVEGGIFESRPLIVEQVELSLPMKPLCREDCAGLCPQCGQDWNDGRCSCVLERVDPRWAALAILKEPRAGGAG from the coding sequence ATGATCCGCCTGGATGCTGCCCGCTACGAACCCTTCTTCTGGCAGGAGTCGACCGAGCTCAAAGCGGAAGAAAGGCACGATCTGGAGCTGCTCGACATCAGCCCGATCCGTTGCCAGGGCAGCCTGACATTCACGGCGCCGGATTTTCTGCTCCACGCCGACCTGAAGTACGAACAGACGGTGGCCTGCAACCGCTGTCTGAGACCGGTGCAGCAGCCGGTGGAGAGCCGGATCGATCTGGTCCTCGTGGAGCGCTCGCGCAAACGCGAGGCGACGGAGGACGAGCAGTTGGAGGCGCAGGAGCTCGGGCTGGTCGAAGTGGAGGGGGGCATCTTCGAGAGCCGCCCGCTGATCGTCGAGCAGGTAGAGTTGAGCCTGCCGATGAAACCGCTCTGCCGCGAGGATTGCGCAGGATTGTGTCCGCAGTGCGGGCAGGACTGGAACGACGGGCGCTGCAGCTGTGTGCTCGAGAGGGTGGATCCGCGATGGGCGGCGCTCGCCATTTTGAAGGAACCGCGAGCCGGCGGAGCCGGCTGA
- a CDS encoding glycosyltransferase family 4 protein: protein MSARIAICAAQIPFIRGGAEVLYESLRDELVRRGHQAEIVSLPFNWSSRLNILQSALAWRMVDLTSAAGEPIDLVIATRFPSYLVRHPRKVVWLIHQFRQIYDLKGTRFSDFGERTEDAETEKMLRQFDQRALGEARARFSISRNTAERLQRFNRLEAEPLYPPPALGGRYRSADHGDYLFSVGRLDPMKRFDLLLRAVAAAKSPVRCIIAGDGPDRDRLLSLARELGIAGRVELPGRITDERLIELYSAALAVFYAPFDEDYGYVTVEAFLSGRPVLTTSDSGGVLEFVSDGVNGFVSPPGAHREMGARIDRLAGDRALARRLGLAGAATVAAIHWDGVVERLLAPLA from the coding sequence GTGAGTGCCCGGATCGCCATCTGCGCAGCGCAGATTCCTTTCATCCGGGGCGGTGCCGAGGTCCTCTACGAAAGCCTGCGCGACGAGCTCGTCCGTCGCGGTCACCAGGCCGAGATCGTCAGTCTGCCGTTCAACTGGTCGTCCCGGTTGAACATTCTGCAGAGCGCCCTCGCCTGGCGGATGGTCGACCTGACGAGCGCCGCCGGCGAGCCCATCGACCTGGTGATCGCGACCCGGTTCCCCTCCTACCTCGTGCGGCACCCGCGCAAGGTGGTCTGGCTCATTCACCAGTTCCGCCAGATCTACGACCTCAAGGGAACGCGCTTCAGCGACTTCGGCGAACGCACCGAGGACGCCGAGACCGAGAAGATGCTGCGCCAGTTCGACCAGCGCGCCCTGGGCGAAGCGCGAGCGCGCTTCTCGATCTCGCGCAATACCGCCGAGCGCCTGCAGCGCTTCAACCGCCTCGAGGCCGAGCCGCTCTACCCGCCGCCGGCGCTCGGCGGCCGCTACCGCTCGGCCGACCATGGCGACTACCTCTTCTCGGTCGGCAGACTCGATCCGATGAAGCGATTCGACCTGCTGCTGCGCGCCGTGGCCGCGGCGAAATCGCCGGTGCGCTGCATCATCGCCGGCGACGGTCCCGACCGCGACCGTCTCCTCTCGCTGGCCCGGGAGCTCGGCATCGCCGGGCGGGTGGAGCTGCCGGGGCGGATCACCGACGAGCGCCTGATCGAGCTCTACTCCGCGGCCCTTGCGGTCTTCTACGCCCCGTTCGACGAGGACTACGGCTATGTCACCGTGGAGGCGTTCCTGTCGGGGCGGCCGGTGCTGACGACGAGCGACAGTGGCGGCGTGCTCGAGTTCGTGAGCGACGGCGTGAACGGCTTCGTCTCCCCGCCCGGCGCCCACCGCGAGATGGGCGCCCGGATCGACCGCCTGGCTGGCGACCGCGCGCTGGCGCGCCGTCTCGGGCTCGCCGGGGCAGCGACGGTCGCGGCAATCCACTGGGACGGCGTCGTCGAGCGGCTGCTCGCGCCGCTCGCCTGA
- a CDS encoding glycosyltransferase family 4 protein, translating to MRIAWVSPLPPASSGIADYSLALLSRISDRHELELFFDGDRAPAEEIARRWRCRPAGELPAAAGRYDLIVYQIGNSAPHHAESFRLALELPGVVVLHEFMLHHLVRGLTLARGDAAGYVEEMRYAAGRSGEMAARRLLDTHYPVDTWNYPLFERLVDRSRAVIVHNEFARQRVLASRPLAHVGKLPMPVDTERLLPPTAAEQRALKARFGLDPDAFVVASFGFVTPHKRLEVALPAFARLRESRPDARFVIVGECSPHYDFEAALARFGSAGVAVVGRAEEAVFDDWMRTCDVALNLRHPTGGETSASFVRLLAFGRPTVVNQIGAFAEVPEGACLQLPLDGFEEGTLVAYLRALAARPALVAALGAQAHAWAVAHHGAEAAAAACLELLEQAAASDPPRFVAVPPLAPFTASDPRPALLGVIGGELADLGVGEGDEEVLALLAAQLNELMGPELPPGERP from the coding sequence GTGCGCATCGCCTGGGTGAGTCCGCTGCCGCCGGCGTCGTCGGGAATCGCCGACTACAGCCTCGCGCTGCTCTCGCGAATCTCCGACCGCCACGAGCTCGAGCTCTTCTTCGACGGCGACCGGGCGCCGGCGGAGGAGATCGCGAGGCGCTGGCGCTGCCGACCGGCCGGCGAGCTCCCGGCCGCGGCCGGCCGCTACGACCTCATCGTCTACCAGATCGGCAACAGCGCGCCGCATCATGCCGAGAGCTTCCGGCTGGCGCTCGAGCTGCCCGGAGTCGTGGTCCTGCACGAGTTCATGCTGCACCATCTGGTACGCGGGCTGACGCTCGCCAGGGGCGACGCCGCGGGCTACGTCGAGGAGATGCGCTACGCCGCCGGGCGCAGCGGCGAGATGGCGGCGCGCCGGTTGCTCGACACCCACTATCCGGTCGATACCTGGAACTACCCGCTCTTCGAGCGCCTGGTCGACCGCAGTCGCGCGGTCATCGTGCACAACGAGTTCGCCCGCCAGCGGGTGCTCGCCAGCCGGCCGCTCGCCCACGTCGGCAAGCTGCCGATGCCGGTAGACACCGAGCGCCTCCTGCCGCCGACCGCAGCGGAGCAGCGCGCGCTCAAGGCCCGGTTCGGCCTCGACCCGGACGCCTTCGTCGTCGCTTCGTTCGGCTTCGTGACGCCGCACAAGCGGCTGGAGGTCGCCTTGCCGGCGTTCGCCCGCCTGCGGGAGAGCCGGCCCGACGCCCGTTTCGTGATCGTCGGGGAGTGCTCGCCGCACTACGACTTCGAGGCTGCGCTGGCGCGCTTCGGCTCCGCCGGCGTCGCCGTCGTCGGCCGGGCCGAGGAGGCGGTGTTCGACGACTGGATGCGGACCTGCGACGTGGCGCTCAACCTGCGGCATCCGACCGGCGGTGAGACGTCGGCCTCGTTCGTTCGTCTCCTCGCCTTCGGCCGTCCCACGGTCGTCAACCAGATTGGCGCCTTCGCGGAGGTGCCCGAAGGCGCCTGCCTGCAGTTGCCGCTCGACGGCTTCGAGGAGGGGACCCTGGTCGCCTATCTTCGGGCGCTCGCCGCGCGCCCGGCGCTCGTCGCGGCCCTCGGCGCGCAGGCGCACGCCTGGGCGGTGGCTCACCATGGAGCGGAAGCGGCGGCTGCGGCCTGCCTCGAGCTCCTCGAACAGGCGGCCGCCTCGGATCCGCCGAGGTTCGTCGCGGTGCCGCCGCTGGCGCCTTTCACGGCATCGGACCCCAGGCCGGCGCTGCTCGGCGTGATCGGCGGCGAGCTCGCGGATCTCGGGGTGGGGGAGGGTGACGAGGAAGTGCTCGCGCTGCTCGCCGCGCAGCTGAACGAGCTCATGGGGCCCGAGCTCCCGCCCGGAGAACGCCCTTGA
- a CDS encoding glycosyltransferase: MSAGIGLVHDWLTGQRGGEHVLAAIARLAPKAPIYTLFHLPGTVSAEIEAHPIVTSFLQRAPLLASHYRHYLPLFPAAMRSLDTSAHRLLISSSHCVAKGARRAPGGFHACYCHTPMRYAWDQRRAYFPAPSGPAGWLRERILDRLQAWDVATAGRVDLYLANSTFVAGRIRRYYGRSSEVLPPPVDTAFFRPGTEPHEAFVLMVAALAPYKKVDIAIAACRRAGVPLVVVGDGPERQRLVQAGGSTTHFAGRVGPEELRRLYATARCYLQTGIEDFGIATVEALACGTPVLALGEGGVLDIVESGRHGLLVDDPGVESLAAGIDKIQQMKFNPMDLRSRAEEFSAERFTTRLKRYLHPFRPETEGESS; this comes from the coding sequence ATGAGCGCGGGCATCGGCCTGGTGCACGACTGGCTCACCGGCCAGCGCGGCGGGGAGCACGTTCTGGCGGCGATCGCCCGTCTCGCCCCGAAGGCGCCGATCTACACGCTGTTCCATCTCCCCGGGACGGTCTCGGCGGAGATCGAGGCGCATCCGATCGTCACCAGCTTCCTGCAGCGCGCGCCCCTGCTCGCGAGCCACTACCGCCACTATCTGCCGCTCTTTCCGGCGGCGATGCGGTCGCTCGATACGTCCGCTCACCGACTGCTCATCTCGTCGAGCCATTGCGTGGCCAAAGGGGCCCGCCGGGCCCCCGGCGGCTTCCACGCCTGCTACTGCCATACCCCGATGCGCTACGCCTGGGACCAGCGCCGGGCCTATTTCCCGGCTCCGAGCGGCCCCGCCGGCTGGTTGCGTGAACGCATCCTCGACCGGCTGCAGGCCTGGGACGTCGCCACCGCCGGCCGGGTCGACCTCTACCTCGCCAACTCGACCTTCGTCGCCGGACGGATCCGCCGGTACTACGGCCGAAGCTCGGAGGTCCTCCCGCCCCCCGTCGACACCGCCTTCTTCCGTCCGGGGACCGAGCCGCACGAGGCGTTCGTTCTGATGGTCGCTGCCCTGGCGCCCTACAAAAAAGTGGATATTGCGATCGCCGCCTGCCGTCGGGCCGGAGTGCCGCTGGTCGTGGTGGGCGACGGTCCCGAGCGCCAGCGGCTGGTGCAGGCCGGCGGCTCGACAACGCATTTCGCGGGCCGGGTCGGCCCGGAGGAGCTCCGCCGCCTCTACGCAACCGCCCGCTGCTATCTCCAAACGGGGATTGAGGATTTCGGGATCGCAACGGTCGAGGCGCTGGCCTGCGGCACGCCGGTCCTGGCGCTCGGCGAGGGCGGCGTCCTCGACATCGTGGAGAGCGGCCGCCACGGGCTTCTGGTCGACGATCCGGGCGTCGAATCCCTGGCGGCCGGAATTGACAAAATCCAGCAGATGAAGTTCAATCCGATGGACCTTCGAAGCCGGGCGGAGGAGTTTTCCGCCGAGCGGTTCACGACCCGCCTGAAGAGGTACCTGCACCCCTTCCGGCCCGAAACCGAGGGAGAGTCCAGTTGA
- a CDS encoding glycosyltransferase family 4 protein → MSVPMIAIDARKLADFGIGTYLRGLLGAIARLDTGSRYLLMAPAAARELLPGLPANFTWIEENAPGYSLREQWSIGRHLARHRPDLFHSPHYVLPIRTPTRVVVTIHDLIHLLFPEFLPNPAAKVYARLLLRRAVHRADRILTVSAATASDLVQHLGVDRQRIEVTWNGVDDAFRRQLETPELDRALAALGLAAGYYLFLGNPKPHKNLERVVRAFARLPHDERRLVIGGVPEAGVEEAGLRRWSRELALGDRLVVLGRLPPDRLPALLQGAVALVFPSLYEGFGLPLAEAMAMGTPVVASTTPALVEIAGGAAELVDPQDTSAIAAAMAKLAGDPQRRRELAEAGLRRARAFRWEATASRTLEVYRQVIAGDTARPRIDGIGRRSA, encoded by the coding sequence GTGAGCGTTCCGATGATCGCGATCGACGCCCGCAAGCTCGCCGACTTCGGCATCGGCACCTATCTGCGCGGCCTGCTGGGGGCGATTGCCCGGCTCGACACCGGGTCGCGCTACCTGCTGATGGCGCCGGCAGCGGCCCGTGAGCTCCTCCCCGGCCTGCCCGCGAACTTCACCTGGATCGAAGAGAACGCTCCCGGCTACTCGCTGCGGGAACAGTGGTCGATCGGCCGGCACCTCGCCCGCCATCGCCCCGATCTCTTCCACAGCCCGCACTACGTTCTGCCGATCCGCACCCCCACGCGGGTGGTGGTGACCATCCACGACCTCATCCACCTGCTCTTCCCCGAGTTCCTGCCCAACCCGGCGGCCAAGGTCTACGCGCGCCTGCTGCTGCGGCGGGCGGTCCACCGGGCGGACCGGATTCTCACCGTGTCGGCGGCGACTGCGTCCGATCTCGTGCAGCACCTGGGCGTCGACCGGCAACGCATCGAGGTCACCTGGAACGGCGTCGATGACGCCTTCCGCCGCCAGCTCGAGACTCCGGAGCTCGACCGCGCGCTCGCCGCGCTCGGCCTCGCGGCCGGCTACTACCTCTTTCTCGGCAATCCGAAGCCGCACAAGAACCTCGAACGGGTCGTCCGCGCCTTCGCCCGGCTGCCCCACGACGAGCGTCGTCTGGTCATCGGCGGCGTCCCCGAGGCAGGCGTGGAGGAGGCCGGACTGCGCCGGTGGTCCCGCGAGCTCGCCCTGGGCGACCGCCTGGTCGTCCTTGGCCGCCTGCCTCCCGACCGTCTTCCGGCGCTCCTCCAGGGGGCCGTGGCGCTGGTCTTCCCGTCGCTCTACGAAGGCTTCGGCCTGCCACTCGCCGAGGCGATGGCGATGGGGACGCCGGTCGTGGCCTCGACGACGCCCGCTCTGGTGGAGATCGCCGGCGGCGCGGCCGAGCTCGTGGACCCGCAGGACACGAGTGCCATCGCCGCCGCCATGGCGAAATTGGCCGGCGATCCGCAGCGCCGCCGGGAGCTCGCCGAGGCCGGCCTGAGACGCGCCCGCGCCTTCCGCTGGGAGGCGACCGCCTCACGGACCCTCGAGGTCTACCGCCAGGTGATCGCCGGAGACACCGCGCGTCCCCGAATCGACGGGATCGGCAGGAGGAGCGCATGA
- a CDS encoding glycosyltransferase family 4 protein, whose protein sequence is MKARPRIGVDLRALVPRPTGIGVYTEALLRELLERREFDLVGLSHAPLHESVELSGRDLEIEVHGAPLGVLWQQQYLPRRLAQGDIDLFWSPLLTLPGRLPVPGVVTIHDLAVLHHPETLTWRVRLSLLPFLDSTVRLATGILTVSHSVAGEIARQWPEAAARLAVAWNGVAPEWRPASESELAASRRRLDLPERFVLFAGTIEPRKNLDLLLDAWQALRQSNDSTPPLLVAGPDGWGSRSTHQRMERLAPLGLRRLGHLERADLIAVLQAATVFVFPSLYEGFGLPAAEAMACGVPVMVSNSSSLPEVVGAAGRLFDPDDPADLAGGLRDWLDSPAVLAAARERGLDRARELTWQRSAEVHSRVFREALRDPSRAHPEEA, encoded by the coding sequence ATGAAGGCTCGTCCACGGATCGGCGTCGACCTGCGGGCGCTGGTCCCGCGTCCCACCGGCATCGGCGTCTATACCGAAGCGCTCCTCCGCGAGCTGCTGGAGCGCCGGGAGTTCGACCTCGTCGGACTGTCGCATGCCCCCCTGCACGAGTCGGTGGAGCTCTCGGGCCGCGACCTCGAGATCGAGGTCCACGGCGCGCCGCTCGGCGTACTCTGGCAGCAGCAGTACCTGCCGCGGCGCCTGGCGCAGGGGGACATCGACCTCTTCTGGTCGCCGCTCCTGACGCTGCCGGGGCGCCTGCCGGTGCCCGGCGTGGTGACGATTCACGACCTCGCGGTGCTGCACCATCCCGAGACCCTGACCTGGCGCGTGCGCTTGAGCCTCCTGCCGTTCCTGGACAGCACCGTGAGACTGGCGACGGGCATCCTCACCGTGTCGCATTCCGTGGCCGGCGAAATCGCCCGGCAGTGGCCCGAGGCGGCGGCGCGCCTCGCAGTGGCCTGGAACGGCGTCGCGCCGGAGTGGAGGCCGGCGTCCGAGAGCGAGCTCGCCGCCAGCCGCCGGCGCCTCGACCTGCCGGAGCGTTTCGTTCTCTTCGCCGGAACGATCGAGCCACGCAAGAATCTCGATCTGCTCCTCGACGCCTGGCAGGCGCTGCGGCAGAGCAACGACTCGACTCCGCCACTGCTGGTCGCTGGCCCCGATGGCTGGGGCTCGCGCTCCACCCACCAGCGGATGGAGCGGCTCGCGCCGCTGGGCCTCCGCCGGCTCGGACATCTCGAGCGCGCCGATCTCATCGCTGTGCTCCAGGCCGCCACGGTCTTCGTCTTCCCGTCGCTCTACGAAGGGTTCGGGCTGCCCGCCGCCGAAGCGATGGCCTGCGGCGTCCCGGTCATGGTCTCGAACAGTTCGAGCCTTCCCGAGGTCGTCGGCGCGGCCGGGCGGCTGTTCGACCCCGACGATCCCGCCGACCTCGCGGGCGGCCTCCGGGATTGGCTCGACTCGCCGGCGGTGCTCGCCGCGGCCCGGGAGCGCGGGCTCGATCGCGCCCGGGAGCTCACCTGGCAGCGCTCGGCGGAGGTGCATTCGCGGGTCTTCCGCGAAGCTCTCCGGGACCCTTCCAGGGCCCACCCGGAGGAGGCGTGA